The stretch of DNA TTGGTGATAGGGGAGATCGCAAGCGGATGGTAAGTTGCGACGCACCTTAAAACCCCCTTCAGAAGACGAGCGGCTCGCAGTCCTTTTTCGTGTATTCGGAGAGTCGCAATGCGACTGCCCGCCCATCTCCAAGCTTACAGTGGGTCGGGCATACCTCTTCCATAACCGTCCCCCAAGGTTCCCCGCCTCCACCCGCTTGCGATCCCCCCTATCACCAACATCCCCCCATCTCCTTCCTCAGTAGAAGACTTACTTCAAGCGCCGCTGCGACCAGGCGTAGTCGGGCTGGGCCAGGGTACGGTCGAGGAAACGGATGATCGCGGTCTCGCCGTCGCGGCCCGCTTGCTTGAGCCACGCCGAGCCTTGCAAGCGTGACGGGCCCGGGGCGTCGATGACGCTCGGTGGTGTGGGGTCATCACCTTCGTTTAGCTTGGTCGGCTCAGGGCGACCTTTTTCGAGCTGCTTGACGATGCGGTTCACGTCGCTGGCGACGCCCTTGTCGTCGCCGCCGTAGGTGATCAAGAACGCGATCTCCGACTGCACACCCGGCTGACGCAGCACGGGGAGCATCTCCAGGCCGAGCTGCTTCCACGGCGGCGACACCAGCACCAACGCCTTCACGTCGCGTCCTTGCTTGCCCCGATTGAGCACCGGCACGGCCCAATCGACCGCCGCTGCGCCGGTGGCGACGATCGCGCCGAGCTCGATGCCCAGGTAAGCCAACCGGTTGAGGTTCAACTCGCCGGCGTCGTTCTTATCGACGAGGAACCGCCGCACCGCCTCCATGTCCGATTTCACCATCGCGGCGGCGTCGATGGGGGTGAGTTTCGCGCCGCGACGGTCGGTCACCTGGCCATTAGCACTGCGGACGCGGGTGCTGTCTCCCAAGCCACGGAGGGCGACCGTGAGGACCGACATCGGCGTCGCGGTGGACCCCCCCTCATCGGCTGTTTGTAGTCGCGTCGCTAGGCCGTGAAACACCGCCGAGGACTCGTTCTCCCCAGCCAACATGACGACGACCGGCGTGTCGGGCCCGGCTTCTTCGGCAGGGAAAAACGTGCCCGAAAGGAGAACGCCGTCGGGCGTTTCAAGTTCCACCGGTAGCGGAGCAGCAGCGGCCACGATCGAGACGCCCATTCCCGCCAACAGCACAAGTGGCAGCATGCCGATAAAGCGGCGTAAGGCGGAAGAAATCGGCTGGCGAAGGAATAGCATCAGGCGGTTGGCTCCAGGCAGGGGACAAATCGGCCAACTCAAGTATAGTTAATAGAAGGGCCCTCGCCGCGGGGTCGGCCCCGACCCGAACCGACTTTTATCGAGGCGGTCAGCGCTTGTCCGAGGCATACCAGGATCAACCGAACGCCACCGCCGCAGCGAGCGGACGGTTCAGCGAGCCGCTGGCATGGCTCTCCAGCTTGGCAATGCATGCCTGCGCACTGATTTGTCTAGCGGTCTTCACGCAGATCGCACCGCTGGACAAAGCGCCGCTGCTGTTCACCTCGCCCCCACCCGAAGAGCCCGAACCGCTCGACGATGCGTTCCGCGTCTCTGAGGAGCTTTCGATCGATATCGGCGCCCTCTCCGACGGCGGCGTCGGCGACGCCGCGGCCTCGGCGCCGCTCGAGGCGGTCGTCCCCGAGGTGGCGCTCGACCTGCAAGCGCTGACGGAGCTGGGACAGATCCCGACACTCGAAGCCTCAACGCCCTCGCTCTCCAGCCCGGACCCCAACAGCAACACGCTCGTCATTGGCGTCGGCGCGGTAGGCACAACCGGCAGCGAGGGCGCCATCGATTGGCTCACCGGCGCGATCCTGCAATCGCTCGAACAGAGCCCTACGGTGGTCGTCTGGCTGTTCGACCGTTCAGAGAGCCTCACAGCGCAGCGGGAGGAGATCGTCCGCCGCTTCGACCGCGTCTACGAAGAGCTAGGCGTCGCCGCGACGCGCGGCGCCGAAGGCTTCGACGCAGCCGAGGAGGACGAGGCGCCGCTGTTGACTTCGATCGTGGCGTTCGGCGAGGGCGTCGAGTTCGTCACCCGCAAGCCAACGGCCGACATCGAAGCAATCAAGGAGGCCGTCCGCTCGATCGAGCCCGACGAGAGCGGCGCCGAGAACGTCTTTGGAGCCGTGCTGAGCGCCGCCGAGCGTCACAAGCGCTACCGGCTCCAGCGGCCGCGGCGGAATGTGATGCTAGTGGTGGTCACCGACGAGGCGGGCGATGACTTCGCCAATATCGATCGCGCCGTCGCCTACTGCCGGAAGATGCAGATGCCGGTCTACGCCGTGGGAGCGCCGGCGCCGTTTGGCCGCCGAGAGACCTACGTCCGCTACGTTGACCCCGACCCGAAGTACGACCAGACGCCGCAGTACCTGCCGGTGCAGCAAGGCCCCGAGACGCTGTTCCCCGAGCGGCTGCGGCTCGGGTCGTTTGCGGGCGACGACTACGACGGCACGATCCTCGATTCGGGCTTCGGCCCCTACGCCCTGACGCGGCTGACGCGCGAGACCAATGGTTCATTCATCGCCGTGCATCCCTTCCGTGTTGACGCCGGCCGCGCCAACCGCCGCGGCGCCGACGACACGATGGTCGCACGGCTCGATTACTTCTTCGACCAGCGGGTGATGCGGCGCTACCTGCCCGACTATGTGCCCACGACCGAGTACCAGAAGCGTGTCAGCCGCAACGGCGCGAAGCGGGCGCTGGTCGAGGCGTCGGCGATGGCTTGGACCGAGAAGCTCGAGAATGTGCGGCGTGATTTTCCGAAACTCGACGAAGCCCAGTTCGCCGAGGACCTCAGCAACGCCCAGCGCGCCGCGGCGATTCTTGAACCCAAGCTGGCGCAGCTGGTGACGACGTTGCGGCGCGGCGAAGCGGACCGGCCGAAGATCGACGACCCGCGTTGGCAGGCGGGCTACGACTTGGCGCTCGGCCAGGCTCTCGCCGCCAAGGTCCGGGCCGAGGGTTACAACGCGATGCTCGCCCTGGCGAAGCAGGGGTTGTCGTTCACGTCCGAAAAGAAAGACACCTGGGTCATCCGCCCCGCCGAGGAGATTTCTACCGGCAGCTTAGACCAGCGCGAAGCGGAAGACGCGATCCGCTACTTGAAGCGTGTCGTCGCTGAGCACGAAGGAACGCCGTGGGCCTTTCTCGCCCAGCGCG from Botrimarina mediterranea encodes:
- a CDS encoding alpha/beta hydrolase family protein; its protein translation is MLFLRQPISSALRRFIGMLPLVLLAGMGVSIVAAAAPLPVELETPDGVLLSGTFFPAEEAGPDTPVVVMLAGENESSAVFHGLATRLQTADEGGSTATPMSVLTVALRGLGDSTRVRSANGQVTDRRGAKLTPIDAAAMVKSDMEAVRRFLVDKNDAGELNLNRLAYLGIELGAIVATGAAAVDWAVPVLNRGKQGRDVKALVLVSPPWKQLGLEMLPVLRQPGVQSEIAFLITYGGDDKGVASDVNRIVKQLEKGRPEPTKLNEGDDPTPPSVIDAPGPSRLQGSAWLKQAGRDGETAIIRFLDRTLAQPDYAWSQRRLK
- a CDS encoding vWA domain-containing protein — translated: MSEAYQDQPNATAAASGRFSEPLAWLSSLAMHACALICLAVFTQIAPLDKAPLLFTSPPPEEPEPLDDAFRVSEELSIDIGALSDGGVGDAAASAPLEAVVPEVALDLQALTELGQIPTLEASTPSLSSPDPNSNTLVIGVGAVGTTGSEGAIDWLTGAILQSLEQSPTVVVWLFDRSESLTAQREEIVRRFDRVYEELGVAATRGAEGFDAAEEDEAPLLTSIVAFGEGVEFVTRKPTADIEAIKEAVRSIEPDESGAENVFGAVLSAAERHKRYRLQRPRRNVMLVVVTDEAGDDFANIDRAVAYCRKMQMPVYAVGAPAPFGRRETYVRYVDPDPKYDQTPQYLPVQQGPETLFPERLRLGSFAGDDYDGTILDSGFGPYALTRLTRETNGSFIAVHPFRVDAGRANRRGADDTMVARLDYFFDQRVMRRYLPDYVPTTEYQKRVSRNGAKRALVEASAMAWTEKLENVRRDFPKLDEAQFAEDLSNAQRAAAILEPKLAQLVTTLRRGEADRPKIDDPRWQAGYDLALGQALAAKVRAEGYNAMLALAKQGLSFTSEKKDTWVIRPAEEISTGSLDQREAEDAIRYLKRVVAEHEGTPWAFLAQRELSTPLGWKWNDEFRNLAERRQQENNRPPRPERPEPPPKPRRTPKL